The Ailuropoda melanoleuca isolate Jingjing chromosome 15, ASM200744v2, whole genome shotgun sequence genomic sequence CATGCGTCCTGGTTCATGATAATGTGAGAAGAATGAACAAAAACCACAGTACAGCTTCTAAATGGCTatgattcacaaaataaaactctATATTCTTTGATTTAGGTATCACTTGAGAGGTTCTCTAGGTAGCTCCCCCCCGCCACCAAGAAGTAGTCATTTGTAGTGACTAGTTGTTCCCAGAAGCAGGCTGTGACCAAGAACAGTTATAAGAGTAAAAGCTGAAACACAAAGGACATTTGGGGGCCATTTGGTGTGTAGGACTAAGAATTTCAAGTACCTCCATCTTCCAAAGGCATAACTGCATTACATAAAATCttgaacagcatttttttttagtttacaaCCTCTTACATACCCCCCAGTGAGGAGGACTTACTAGATGATACAGAGTATAGAATCTATACTGTACATTACTCCAATTCATAGACAAACCTTTGTCCAGGACGACTCAGGGCTGGTTCCAAGTAGACCATTATCTACTATACTATTGCTGCTTAAAGTGAGAAGTACTTATATtccaaatgtttaaaacattaagtATCTAAGAAAAAGACAAGTGTGAGAAATGGCTTCTTAACAGTGATAGTGAATGTATCTGTGTTGTATTCTGATCATTGTTTAATACATGGAAGAAGGGATTGAGGTTTGATAGTATAGTAGCAGGAATGCTTATATAAAGGTGAGCAGGTTGAATCAAGGAAATGTCTTCACTTTTCATTACTCTAACAGCACTGGCTTTTGAGGTTAAGTTTGATTGAAGTCGAATTCTGCAGCCTGGTGGGTTGGCTAGCCTCCTTTTTATAAATCTTTCCTTTGGTCTCAGCTCTGGCTTATCTGGAAGGTTGAACATCTACTTTCATCTCTGTCACCTTGTCATTAATGTGGCAGACTGTCATCTTGTTGGGTACACAAAATGTAATATGCCTAGAAACGTatttgaaaaggaatttaaaacctATGAACAAGCAGGTATGGATTTGTCAGGTATTGGTATATCCTCTTACTGAATGAGATTTTATAACCTCTCTTTGTTACTTCAGTAATAATGTTTTTAGAGCATTAGTAAACAAGCTATATCGCAGATCTAGTAGATTGGGGATGTTGTAGAAATCTTAGATggcttttgttttgggtttttttttttttgaggatattGAATAATTTGTGATGGGGttctaaatatatagaatatatatctatatatagatatatagaatatatctatatatagatacatagaatatatatctatatatagagataCATAGAATATATCTTCTAGCATGTAGGAGGGACTTTTTACTCATCTTTCTCTACTTAATGCTATTCAGATTTGTTTCTTCTACCCTGGTAGATAATCACTACCACCACTCCCTACTGTATAACACAACAAACGTAAAAATGTGGCCTTGACCTCATTTGAACTCTGAATGAAGTACTCTAGATGAGTaggcaaatatttaatgagacaTACTGGTTTTCAAATCTGTTTCATCACAGAAAGCTCATTATCAAATCTTTTATGCTAGTAGTTTAGATGCTGATCATTTCTATACCACAAGTAttactcatttattaaatttatcatATTTTGGAAAGATCCATTTGAAATTAATGGTTTGATCAATTTAATCATTTTGGAATGTCAAGGGACTCTTGCATGATAAGTTCTCAGATTCTACTAAATCATTTGTCCAAAATTACACAGATCTGTTTTCATACTTTTCTACAAAATACACTTTATGAAGGGAGATGTTGAAGCATTCAGGGATTCTATGTCACTGGCTTTTGCAAGACAAGTTTTGTGATATGTGAATGATGTCCTGTAGATTGCAGATTAAAGATTTGGTTTTAATTGGAAGCGGAAAAGCGGACAGACTCTACTAATGGATTTTCAACATTATTAACCTTATgtaatttatcataatttatcCCTTAAAGACTGTTTTGGGACAAATGGGAATTGTCATTGACCTAGATACATGACACTGAGTTGCATTTTTTTCAGGACTCAAACATTATGAATATCAATGACTTTGAAACTCCCTGTTTACTAAATAAGGATGTACTTTTCCAGTAGCTGGCCCCCTGCATTGTCCTGTCCCATTATAAAGGTAATCAAGGAAGTTGCTTAGGGAGCATTGACTTGGGTAGTAAGAATTTCATCCAGGCAATAAAAACTAGATCATCTGTAACCCACACCTAGTGACCAGGTTTAAAAGAGGCCTCTGGCTCTGCAGTCAGAAACAGTAGTTGCAGTTTACTTCCCCTTGATGTAAGATATATGCTTTTATACTttaagcatttttgttttaacttaaaaacGTATATTTGCCAGTCTAAATATAGGCCAAAGCCTTGAAATACCATGGATTTCCATAAGCCTCCTTTTTgaataagataaaaaatgaaatctgatatGCAGTTTCACTTTGTTTAAAGAATTTGAACTTTGAAGACTCTTGCAGGctctttctggatttttaaatttcctttttccagTCTTTTATAGTAGTCTCATCCGTATTTAATTTAATAGAGGTTTTTAATTAATCTTTACAGTCTTTTTGATAATTCCTTTCTGCCCTCATTTCATCATTGActctcaataattttaaaacaaatagaagtGGCAACATTTGAGGGGAAACCTAATTCTTGGTAAGCTGATTGAACTCCACTAGTGGGAAAGCAGAAGAGCTAGTAAGGGCCAACAGCAAGTGCCTAGGCCAGGACTTAAGGTATTTCTCAATTAACACTCAACAGCCCTACAAGGATGGGCACTTGCTTTTACAGAGGTCAACACTGGTGCACTGAAAGGTAGATAAGCAGCCTTCATTGTGTGCATCCAGGAATGAAACACCTGGGTTGTGATCTGTAACAGTTGCAAAACATCTTCAAGTTGAAaccagtgttttcttttcttttctttttttccaaagattttatttatttatttgacagagagagagagccagcgagagagggagcacaagcaggggaagtgggagaggaagaagcaggcttctagcggagaagcctgatgtggggctcaatcccagaacgccgggatcacgccctgagccgaaggcagatgcttaacaactgcgccactcaggcgcccctcaaaccagtgttttctaattcttgctagatttgcttattctggctCTTTAGTTTCTAATTTTGGTATGTAAGCTCTGTTTGCTTATATTTAAGAAAGCTTAAATCTAAGGCtgtcttatatttcattttaccaaAATTGCTATATTTGGACTTGGTGGTACCTTTAATGTCagccattaatattttaatgaaggtTTAATCAGCTGTTAATTTACAGTGCTTCCTCTGGATTTACACTGTTCTGCCAATTATTCATTTGAAGGAATAAAGCCAGTAGAAGCAAGAGTCCTATCCAGATCAAGGATGAGAGAAACAATGCTCAGACCCCTTTAACATTGATTAATCACCGCTTTATGATAATGATGTGTCCGTAGGCCAAAATTTGCCCCATAGTTTTCAAATTGAGGGAATATGTGCCTGGATAGGTGTTCCCTTATCTTCCAACTCAGTATTTTAGAGGTTTTGGGGAAAGGTGGGAGTTGCTGAACTATTTACTGTGAGCCTGGAACTTTCCATCTGGGGAAGGTTGAGTTCCTGGCAGCCTCCTCAAGTGGGAGGCGAATCCTGTGCTGGCTGTGAACTCTCAATGCCAGCAGTTGCTCTGGTAGTAGCGGGGGAGCTGAGCAGATAGAACTACTGGCATGCATGTTAGAAAACAGTACACACATCAGGGATTAAACTTTGCTCTGAATTGATTTATTTGGTCAGAGTGGTTTACATTTGTGAAGGCAGTAACTAAGGTAATTTTGTAAACACTTTTTTGTTCAAGTTGTTTAAGACACCTGTTAACTTCACAAACATCCTTTGGTTATTTATTATCcctttgttgttttcttaacttGGGTGAATTTTAACCTACCCTAGCCcacaaattttcatttgtaagaCACATAATTCTTGTTTCAGGCACTGTTAAAATAATGAATCTCTAGGATACTCTGATAttgtagttcatttttttttaagtgtttgcaTATTTCAAGGTTAATGCTATTCTTGACTGAGGTCTGCAGGCTTTTCCTGCAAAGAGCCAgataatattttaggctttgtgggccacactGTCTCACATGGCCACCCAGCTCTGCTGTGGTAGCATGGAAGCAGCCATAGGCAACatggaaaaaatgaatgagtatggctagattctcataaaattttatttatgaacacTGGGATTTGactttcatataattaaaaaagataaaaaccatctTTAGCTCCCGGACGGTACAAAGACAAGCAGTGCCCTCACTGTAGCTTGCCAGCCCAAGACTCTTCTAGATTGTGAGTTACAGCTGCCTGTTCCTGAAAGAAGTTGCTTGTGTTCACTTACACAGCTTTGGAATACGAAGGGTGCCTCTTCCCACCCAATCATAAGTGTAAAAATAGCAGGAACTCTCCATATACTGAGCCTTGGCTTTACGTTGATTTCCCTATTCCTTTCTCACAGTCTCGGTTATCTTTTAAGTGTTCGtacattttataggtgagggaaCAGGGTGACGTGCCTGGGGTCACATACCCATAAATTTGGGAGCATAATATTCTGTAACTGAAAAAAACGGGTATTACGACCATAAACCTAAGTGCATACACCTCAGGCTAGTAAACCAAGTCTCGGCTTCCATCTTTTGTTAGGCTCCAAGAATTGGAAAGTTTCACGCACTGAATCTTGTAGTTGAAGTGACTTCAGGTTCAGAATGGTATTGTAATGTGAGCACACTGTTGCTGAATTCTGAAAGTGTGTGTACAGAAGCTGTGGGCTGCTTTTCTGTGGTAGAATGCGCGCCCCTCCTAATTTGAATGACCCTGAAAGGCGGGTTACCGTGGAAGGGCTTCCCAGCCTGAGGAAGGTTTGAGGGTGGCGTTCGGGGCTGCAGGTATGGACGGTGGTGGTCGTTGTTGCAGGTGCTGCTCGTGAGCAGCAGCCGGTACCCGGACCAGTGGATTGTCCCCGGAGGAGGCATGgagccagaggaggagcccgGCGGCGCCGCCGTGAGGGAGGTTTATGAAGAGGTGAGATGCACAGTAGTAGCTTGTCTGCTCTCCTTTCACACACACTGTACTTGGGAGGATTTAGAGTTCATGGGACACTTGTGCTGCATGCACTGAGAAGACGTCAAGGCAGGCCACGTGGGtgctctttttgttgtctggttcaACATTTTTAAGCAGGCTACTATAGCTAGCATTTTGCTTAAGCAGATATTTTTTCCACCTGGTAAAATAAGAGCTAAAAGCAATGTAGACATCCCCCGGAATTGTGTAACAGACAATAAGCCTGATCAGTGATCAGTACATAATACGGTGGCCTTGTCTCAGAGCAGTTAGTAATATACTGGAATGTACTGCAAGAATGCAGAGACATTACTCATGTGCTGTAATTCTTTTTCAGATGAATAAGCAAATTGCTTTTTGTCTTGTCTTAAAGTTGAGTAAAATGAGGCGCGTACACACATTCACAAAAGCATACGGCCTGCTTACCTTCTAACAGTTGCTTATAGATAGAGCTTGCTTTTACTCAGAGGCAAAACAGATAGATTTAAGTGCTATAAAAGTTACTGAGCAGCAGTTAGGGCGTAAATGGGAAGCAAATGCTAATGTTCTTATTAGGTCTTGGTGTGTAATTAGAAAGGTTTCGTAGAGATGGGTCTTAAAGGATGAGCAGCTTCCTGAGGTAGGAACACGGCCTATGTAGAGGCGACAGCGGCTACCGATGTGCCAGTTGTGTGGATTTGAAGTTCCAGTCAGTCTGTTACAGTACTGGGTAAAAGTAATGAGCACTCTGCAGTCGAAGGGTAACATACAGGAAAAAATTGTACTTCCTGAGccatggtgggggggaggcagaaagaTAGTCCTTTAAGTAAGAAGGGTTTATCGGTCATACAGAAAAGCCTGTTTTCATACATGAAATTTGTCCCAAATCGGTAGAAAGTCTAAATTTTTGGTCAGTCCCTGAcgtttctaataaaataaatgacaatcaATCTGATCAGTCTGAACTTGCATATGGAATAAATTAAGCCATGTTTATAGCAAACCACAAGTCATCAATCTTGGCATAGCCAAAAAAACTTGACAGAGGCAGGCTTGGTATAGGAGGGCCTGTCGTGCTTACATCCAAGAGTTGAAATagccagaaaataaattttctaatgaAAGGTAACAGTTCaacatttcatccttttttaataGGCTGGAGTCAGAGGAAAATTAGGCAGACTCCTGGGCATATTTGAGGTGAGTAATAAAAGTAATCCTTTCGAATAGTAAAATTAACGATTTTTTCCTAACCAGCCAAATAATCTGGCAGCAACCTGAGCTAGACATTCCTCAGTTAAACTGTCAGTAAGCAAGTCAGTTATAAGGattagggagggagggaagtaaaAGTTACTTTCATATGCCATCAGTTTTATACATTATTACAGTAGTAATTACTTTTATATGACAGTACAGTGGAGCTGATACAGAAAGACCTATATCTTGGTTTACTGTGTACTGTTTAGGTATAGACTTTTTAGGAGGTACAGTGTCCTCAGTATCACCTAAGGGCTTAGGTCTCTTGTGGATACTGTCTGGTAATGGAGCCTTTGCCTTTAGCACATAATATTAGATGATGCACAAATAATGACTTTATTATCCTTACAGGACtgtatgaaggttaaaaaaaaaaaactcagaaagaaTAGATGCTAAAAGCATAGAATTCTCTGTATAATCTGTTACTGCCGAAGGCAAAATGGAATTTGTGGAGAGGGAATTTGGAATTGGGAGGTATTCTATGGAAGGTAAGGATCATGAGACACAAGctattctcatatttttatcCAAGAGTCAGACATAGATACGTGGTATACCTGACACATTGtgacttttttctccttccaattACTACTTAAGGGTTAGTTTAGTCCTTCTCGTAGAACCTTAAACAttttaagggggtgcctgggtgactcagttaagtggcccactcttgattttggctcaggtcatgatctcagtgtcgttgGGTGTTCAGCAGGgaggtctgcttgggatttttctcatctgcccctgcccccccccgcttgCAAGCgcagcctctctccctccctcacccccaataaataaaaaagaaagagaaaaagtttctACAGAATTCAGAAATTGTAGAATTGATGACTCCTAGAATACAGTAAGTGTTTAACAGTAAAGTTCTCAAGTTAATATTCAGACGGTCTCAGAATTCAGCACTTGCTTTACCCAGTTGAAGAGCACCATCTCCTggttaaattgaaaaatatattgagGGTGTTTTCCATAATTCATAGTAGCCAGGGTACAAATAGCACATTGTCAATATGCTGGCaagatttttgaagaaaatttctcacgttataaataaagcttctataataCAGGTAATAGTATTAATTGCATTACAAATGCTATTTAAATTTCATAGAATCTGAACAGAATATAGTAACCAATGTATCTTTCCCCTTAGGAAATGTAAGGGAAAGTTAGAATTGTCCTGCCTATTCACCTTGGTGATTTCAGTGAATTTGTGAACAAAGAATAAATGTATTGATTTTCCAGGCATAGAAATAAGACAggttctttaaaataatgaacagtAATATTCTATGTTAGAGATGCCTCTCATTTTTTGTTGTCCCTGTACCTTCCCCAAGACATAATACACTATTTGAATTGAGTGTATTACTCAGGTTGTTTGTGGTGAAAAAAATTCTGGCAACTATCAGaccaccaggctggctcagttggtagagcaagcagctcttgatctcagggttgtgagttcaagccccatgtcaggcacagagtttattaaaaaaaaaaaaattaggcagtTATCTGAAGTCCTAAATTATAGTAAAGAAGGCTAACTTTTAATTAAGATGAAGACGACCCCCTTCATTTTAAAACCAACTTGTGTTTAATTTTGAATCTAGAAACAACACAAGATGGCAGTTTTCATATGggtaaaaaaaattgagtttgaGCACACAGAACTAAAAGATAATGTTCCAGAAATAGACTAACCCATTCTCAACCTTGGCTCTGCATAGTTCACCTGGAAGCTTTTTAAGCTATCAGTACTTAATTAAATTGTCTCTTAAACACATGAATTGAAATCAGAGTGCCAAAAGTTTACTATGGGGACCTAATTTCATCATTTTACATGTTTCGTGTTACATGAAACTGACTTCTGTGTTGGGTTATACAACTGGATTATACTTGCCTATGTGCTAACCAGTAGTATgccacaactgattttttttccctcaataatGTGTAATGGCTAGCTCCTGGAGATTAAAATGCTGCTTTTTTATATTCAAGCAGAACCAAGACCGAAAGCATAGAACATACGTTTATGTACTTACTGTCACTGAAATATTAGAAGATTGGGAAGATTCTGTTAATATAGGTaagtttcctttccctttgccatCTGGATTCCCTTAATTCAAGTACTTCGTAGTTGTagacaattttcattttaaaccactTTTGGCTACCTTTTTTAAAGAGGATCAGTATGTATGTCCACAGTTGAGTTATCTTAAAATTCTTCCCCGCAACACATTATTATCTAAGCCATtccaaaaaaacaataaagttattATTTGTGGGCAAGGGGGTGGAGGGCATTGTTAAAGCATAtggcctactttttaaaattgactttattGTGTAGTGACCAATGTCTTATTTtctaggaaggaagagagagtggTTCAAAGTAGAAGATGCCATCAAAGTTCTCCAGTGTCATAAGCCTGTACATGCAGAGTATCTGGAAAAACTAAAGCTGGGTTGTTCTCCAGCCAATGGAAATTCCACGGTCCCTTCCCTTCCAGATAACAACACCTTGTTCATGACTGCTGCACAGACCTCTGGGTTGCCATCCAGTATAAGATAGAGAAAACTGGGAGGACCTCCCCTGTTCGGTCCTGTGGGGAGAGGTCTCTGTTTTCCTTGGCAAACTCTGAATGACACTTGCAAACTGTCTGAATTTGCCATGCAGGATTTTCAAACAATTTGCATGTTTTTCAGATgttttcaaatctttaaaaaaaaaaaaagtgtaaagtattttaataagCCAAAGccatgtggaatttttttttagatgcctTAACTGTGCCCCCAGCCCCAACCTACCCCCCCATTttagttgtcattttttttcacagcattttgttcagttttttgtCCATTTGACATCAGTCTGTGGTTTTTGTCAGATCAGCTTACTTATTGGTATATCTTCTCTCTAAATTTCCTCATCACAGCATTTAGTCAACAAATTATTCTGTTGtagaaatttacaaaaataattcttgaTATTAAATCTGTCGATCTGAAAACTTGTTTCATAGGAtcacagttttaatttctaaatcccAGATTTAGACTATTTGGTCCCATAACTATTTTGACAAAGGACTTAATTTGCTATTTTCAGGAATTTGTCAACTCATTTGTCTAAATTTTCGCAACTGGTATGTCACTAGCTACCTGATATGGCCAGTTACCCCCTATAACTCAATAGTCCTTTAACACAAAGTTTATATACAGTTGGTGATTTTTAGAGAGGTATTATAAGAAAGATGCATGTAATAAAATACATCATcatgaaaaaatgtattcatgGGATCTGAGTTAGCATGCTAAATTGCCAATTCCCTTTATCCATAATCTCTTTACGCAGAACACTTGAGAACCATTATTCCTTCGAGGtaaattccttttaaaagatacatttccAGTTTTTGAATTTACTGACCCCTCTTTAAACATACTGGTTACCAGTAGTAACCACAGGATTAGAGTCTAACCTCAAATGCTAGTCAGTGGTGACTGCATCACAGTTGAGTAAAATGGCCTTCTTGCTGTTCAGCAATTACAGACTTAAACCTGAGAATGTCTCATATTCTATAGGTTGCCAATAAGTACTATTTATCCTATAACTAACTATTGGGGCACTGGAACATACCtgaattaagaattattttgtcTTGTCTTTATACTCACTTGGAATCAAGAATCCCATTGACAAACACATAGGTACCTTGTCTGAAACCCCTGTACTTCCCCGGACAACTCAGAAATGAGACGGAAGGACAAAAACCTTTGAATAAGACATGGGGTGAGGGGAGAGTGAAAGATCATTCTGTATGTAGGCATCAGCCTTGTAAATATTGTAACTGGTGAGTATAGAGTAGAAAGTATAGTTGTACATTCtacaaattaacttttaaaaatataattgctgctaaaaaaaatagagtgctGTTACACTTAAGGAAAATTGGTGCCACTGTTTTGAAAAAGATCTTGTGCCATAAATGCAGCtgaactaaatataaatattagttcACAAATTAATGCTGTCAGAGGAATGagtaaagtagaaagaaaaacttttaaccAATGACATTTCATTCTAAATTAGGTAGTATGATCAAACATGATCAcccagaatttttatatttttctttgtacagAGGTTATGCATCctaggtgtttttttaaaaggaaacattttaaatccaCAGATTGACACTTTCAATCTTCAATggacttaagatttttttgtttctctaatcTCTGAAGTTTCTTTAAACTATACCTTAACACAGCAGAGAAACTGGATTTTGTATATAAAACTGTCCACCTGAAATGCTGTCACAagtactgggggaggggggatcttGTACATGATATTCTTAGGTAATAATGCATGAACTTATTTTATAAACTCTTGGACTATGTATTTGACATGTAAAATATGTACAGTATTAATGTCAGCCATCTCTTAAAAGTGAGCCTATAAATAttgttgtataatttttttggtcaaaaaCATTTGGACTAAGTAGTGCCACTCGGGTCAGGATTTTCTTCAGTGCCATTTAGCAAACCGTCTTTAGTCTATGCAACTAGCAAAAATTTGTATGATGCAACAGAATACTTTACAGTTGTCATAGTCTGAATTTCACACGAGGGATCCTTCACTATTCTGAAACCCAGTCTAGCAAAATTAGAGGAAAGGCCCTAAGGAGATTTCTATTAAGAAAAAGCCTTCATTTTCAGGCTCAACAGTTGAATCTACTATAGATAACAAATAGTGTCTACTATCTCAACCCTCCAACGTTTACAGAGTGTTGGGactcatttctgttttctgtggggTAGATGGATAAAATTGGGCAGCTAAATTTTTCAGTCCCATGTGCCtcctaaataaaagaaataactagGTTATAAGTTGACTCGCAGACACAAAGTAGCAAACTATCCTGAATATTTGTTGTtggggggttgtgtgtgtgtgtgcattttttaataaacagGTGAAATTTTCCAACCAGGCACATGCCATTCAATTTTCCATCAATCAAATAGTTGTATAAAGCAGCAAAACTGAAAGGGGGGGGATGATTGTTGTATACACTCTAAATTGCTTTGCATGGTCTCATTTGAGATAATTGGTGTAAGAATCTTGactttttttatatttggaaaccaaataaaaatggaaatacgttatctttttctttttttaacaactgAACATCATCCAAATGGAAAACATCTGGCATTCCACAGTAAAAATTTTACTGTCCTCTCATAGTATATGTATACACTTTCCATTTATCATCCTTGCTAGTGGAATTAACAAAGGAATTGTCCACCAGTAAAGTGTTGCCATTACTCTCCCAAATGGGTATACCAGTCTCATGGTGTCCTGCTATGGCTATCTTACTTATTGCTATTTCTGCTCCTCAATgggttttgctatttttaataatttccaagAGCTCTTCTATTCTGATTACATTACTTTGCTGTTAACATGTTGCAGAGAACTATGTACTACCATCACTTTATTACAGCTCTGTTTCAAAGGGTAACTGGCTAGTTCTTGCTcaccaaaatattatttccccAAAATACTGCTTACTGAAGACCAACTTA encodes the following:
- the NUDT4 gene encoding diphosphoinositol polyphosphate phosphohydrolase 2 isoform X2 → MMKFKPNQTRTYDREGFKKRAACLCFRSEQEDEVLLVSSSRYPDQWIVPGGGMEPEEEPGGAAVREVYEEAGVRGKLGRLLGIFENQDRKHRTYVYVLTVTEILEDWEDSVNIGRKREWFKVEDAIKVLQCHKPVHAEYLEKLKLGCSPANGNSTVPSLPDNNTLFMTAAQTSGLPSSIR
- the NUDT4 gene encoding diphosphoinositol polyphosphate phosphohydrolase 2 isoform X1, with translation MMKFKPNQTRTYDREGFKKRAACLCFRSEQEDEVLLVSSSRYPDQWIVPGGGMEPEEEPGGAAVREVYEEAGVRGKLGRLLGIFEQNQDRKHRTYVYVLTVTEILEDWEDSVNIGRKREWFKVEDAIKVLQCHKPVHAEYLEKLKLGCSPANGNSTVPSLPDNNTLFMTAAQTSGLPSSIR